In Campylobacter sp. VBCF_01 NA2, one DNA window encodes the following:
- the pyk gene encoding pyruvate kinase, with protein MKKAKIIATLGPASDNEEIMEAMVRAGVNVFRLNFSHNSHEYHAQNVAKIRSVEKKVGFHIGILQDICGPKIRIGELDTPFELKAGDRLDIYAKEQIGTQIAPHHYALSINQPQILPMLKAGEYVYLYDGIIRARVAHSGNDVVQTVIENDGTLSSKKGVNFPNTVLGIDVITPKDRADMEFGATLGVDFVAISFVQSANDIIKAKKILRASGSHAHVLAKIEKFDAVENIDSIIDESDGIMVARGDLGIEVPFYKVPSIQKLIIKKANEAAKPVITATQMLLSMTRNETATRAEISDVANAVLDGTDAVMLSEESAVGINPVAVVRAMSHTILEAQEIYAYNRFKHENHDSTDIMAESAVRLAGQLNADKIIALTSSGKLAVQMARYRPNIDILAVTHDINTARYLTLCWGIGQSLVIAEEAKLHTLMAKAIKSGVDCGAIKLDGTYIMTAGYPTGVSGTTNLIRMLKDEQISYYLQDA; from the coding sequence ATGAAAAAAGCAAAAATCATAGCCACGCTTGGCCCAGCTAGCGATAACGAAGAGATAATGGAAGCCATGGTTAGGGCTGGGGTCAATGTTTTTAGACTAAATTTTTCGCACAACTCGCACGAATACCACGCTCAAAATGTCGCAAAAATCCGTAGCGTGGAGAAAAAGGTCGGATTTCATATCGGGATTTTGCAAGACATCTGCGGCCCTAAAATCCGCATTGGCGAGCTTGATACGCCTTTCGAGCTAAAAGCTGGCGATAGGCTTGATATCTACGCCAAAGAGCAAATCGGCACCCAAATCGCCCCACACCACTACGCTCTTAGCATTAATCAACCCCAAATTTTGCCTATGCTAAAAGCTGGCGAATATGTCTATCTCTACGACGGCATAATCCGCGCTAGGGTCGCTCACAGTGGAAACGATGTCGTTCAAACCGTCATCGAAAACGACGGCACCCTAAGCTCGAAAAAAGGTGTAAATTTCCCAAATACCGTCCTTGGCATAGATGTCATCACGCCAAAAGATAGAGCCGATATGGAATTTGGCGCTACTCTTGGCGTGGATTTTGTGGCAATCAGCTTTGTGCAAAGCGCAAACGACATAATCAAAGCAAAGAAAATTTTGCGCGCCTCAGGCTCACACGCCCATGTTTTGGCAAAAATCGAAAAATTTGACGCTGTGGAAAACATAGATAGCATTATCGACGAGAGCGACGGAATCATGGTCGCTAGGGGCGATTTGGGTATCGAGGTGCCGTTTTACAAGGTGCCTTCAATCCAAAAATTGATTATCAAAAAGGCAAACGAAGCTGCTAAACCAGTCATCACAGCCACTCAAATGCTTCTTAGTATGACGCGCAACGAAACAGCCACCAGAGCCGAAATTAGCGATGTCGCCAATGCCGTGCTTGACGGCACAGACGCTGTAATGCTAAGCGAAGAGAGCGCAGTAGGCATAAATCCAGTCGCTGTCGTGCGCGCTATGTCGCATACGATACTAGAAGCGCAAGAGATCTACGCTTACAACCGCTTCAAGCACGAAAACCACGATAGCACCGATATCATGGCAGAATCTGCCGTTAGGCTAGCAGGTCAGCTAAACGCGGATAAAATCATCGCCCTAACCTCCTCTGGCAAACTAGCCGTGCAAATGGCGAGATATCGCCCAAATATCGATATCCTAGCCGTTACCCACGATATAAACACAGCGCGCTATCTCACGCTTTGTTGGGGTATAGGCCAAAGCCTAGTTATAGCAGAAGAAGCCAAGCTTCACACGCTCATGGCAAAGGCTATCAAAAGCGGCGTGGATTGTGGCGCAATCAAGCTTGATGGAACATATATCATGACGGCAGGTTATCCAACAGGTGTAAGTGGGACTACAAATCTTATCCGTATGTTAAAGGACGAGCAAATATCCTACTACTTACAAGACGCGTAA
- the metK gene encoding methionine adenosyltransferase: MYLFTSEVVSPGHPDKCADIIADSIVDEILKKDPKGRVASEVFVAGKHIVIGGEVNAKVDFTHDDYRHIVKRALSDIGYNDNPFFTREQCLHPQDVEVDVYLNQQSPDINQGVDQESGEIGAGDQGIMFGFASSETQNFMPAAITYARLLCDKVYEYAKTHPNQLGVDIKTQVTLDYGTKSNFEDCKPQSIHTIVVSAPCVESMSIEYVRELIQNLIDTAGLPKELYQKEKTIIYINPTGRYVNHSSLHDSGLTGRKLIVDSFGGYSPIGGGAQSSKDYTKVDRSGLYAARYIAKNIVAAGLAKKCIIQLSYAIGVAKPVSVSVDCMGTNAGIDDDTLSKFVLENFALTPRWITEKFGLDKPSAQTFLYAKVAAYGQVGNPKYPWEQLDSVELFKSLKK, from the coding sequence ATGTATCTATTCACGAGCGAGGTCGTAAGCCCTGGTCACCCAGATAAATGCGCCGACATAATCGCAGATTCAATTGTCGATGAAATTTTAAAAAAAGATCCCAAAGGACGCGTAGCTAGCGAGGTTTTCGTAGCGGGCAAACATATCGTAATCGGCGGCGAAGTAAATGCCAAGGTCGATTTTACACACGATGATTATCGCCATATCGTCAAACGCGCTCTTAGCGACATTGGCTACAATGACAATCCATTTTTTACCCGCGAGCAATGCCTACACCCGCAAGATGTCGAGGTCGATGTATATCTAAACCAACAAAGCCCAGATATCAATCAAGGTGTAGATCAAGAAAGTGGCGAGATCGGCGCGGGAGATCAAGGCATAATGTTTGGCTTTGCGAGCTCGGAGACGCAAAATTTCATGCCAGCAGCGATTACTTATGCAAGGCTTCTTTGCGATAAGGTTTATGAGTATGCCAAAACTCACCCAAATCAGCTTGGTGTGGATATTAAAACACAAGTTACGCTTGATTATGGCACGAAGTCAAATTTCGAAGACTGCAAACCACAATCAATCCACACAATCGTAGTTAGCGCGCCTTGCGTGGAGAGTATGAGTATCGAGTATGTGCGTGAGCTAATCCAAAATTTAATTGACACAGCAGGCCTTCCAAAAGAGCTTTATCAAAAAGAAAAAACCATAATTTATATCAACCCAACAGGTCGCTATGTAAATCACAGCTCGCTTCACGATAGCGGTTTGACTGGACGCAAACTCATCGTCGATAGCTTTGGCGGATATTCGCCAATCGGCGGTGGCGCACAATCTAGCAAAGACTACACCAAAGTCGATCGCTCAGGTCTTTACGCAGCGCGCTATATCGCTAAAAATATCGTCGCAGCAGGGCTAGCGAAAAAATGTATAATCCAGCTAAGCTATGCTATCGGCGTAGCAAAACCAGTTAGCGTGAGTGTCGATTGTATGGGTACAAACGCTGGTATTGATGATGATACACTCTCGAAATTTGTCCTCGAAAATTTCGCCCTAACCCCGCGTTGGATTACTGAGAAATTCGGCCTAGACAAACCAAGTGCCCAGACATTTTTATACGCAAAAGTAGCTGCTTATGGCCAAGTCGGCAACCCAAAATACCCATGGGAGCAACTCGATAGCGTAGAGCTTTTCAAATCTTTGAAAAAATAA
- a CDS encoding FAD-dependent oxidoreductase, translating to MQEKHYEVVIVGGGISGGALAYTLAQYTDIKSIAIIEKYEGLATLNTKGTANSQTIHCGDIETNYTIDKAKKVKRAADMIAKYCKKHDYIGKFIFEGQKMAIGVGDSEVAFIKDRYEVFKELYPYLEFYDKDKLKQIEPKVIFDSNGNPRPEDVAGLGVQSGAYTTIDFGAMTNTLVENAQKTKGKICDLYLNSEVQNITKVGDKFYIRTANKISVSADFVVVDAGAHSLWLAHKMGYGKSLSAICIAGSFYLTKQKLLNGKVYMVQNPKLPFAALHGDPDLLADGCTRFGPTALTMPKLERYKGCRSVPEFFQSLNFTPKVAKVFWNNFGDSDVRNFLLRNIAFEAPVLGKKLFVKNAKKIIPSIREEDIYYAKGFGGVRAQIIDQDKLELLLGEARIDDNNGVIFNMTPSPGATSCFGNAERDAISICSFLGKKFDAEKFENELVK from the coding sequence ATGCAAGAAAAACACTACGAAGTCGTCATCGTCGGCGGCGGTATTTCTGGCGGTGCGCTAGCATATACTTTGGCGCAATACACTGATATAAAATCCATCGCAATCATCGAAAAATACGAAGGTTTAGCCACGCTAAATACAAAAGGCACGGCAAATTCGCAAACGATTCATTGTGGCGATATCGAGACAAACTACACAATCGACAAAGCCAAAAAGGTCAAACGCGCAGCCGATATGATTGCGAAATACTGCAAAAAGCACGATTATATCGGTAAATTTATCTTTGAAGGGCAAAAAATGGCAATCGGCGTGGGCGACAGCGAGGTCGCTTTTATCAAAGATCGCTATGAGGTTTTCAAAGAGCTTTATCCGTATTTGGAATTTTATGATAAAGACAAGCTAAAACAGATCGAGCCAAAGGTCATTTTCGATAGCAATGGCAACCCTCGCCCCGAAGATGTCGCAGGTCTTGGCGTGCAAAGTGGCGCATATACCACGATTGATTTTGGCGCCATGACAAATACCCTAGTCGAAAATGCGCAAAAAACAAAGGGCAAAATTTGCGATTTATACCTAAATTCTGAGGTTCAAAATATCACAAAGGTAGGCGATAAATTTTATATCCGCACTGCAAATAAAATTTCAGTTAGTGCTGATTTCGTCGTAGTCGATGCGGGCGCGCACTCGCTGTGGCTAGCGCACAAAATGGGCTATGGCAAGAGCCTTAGCGCGATTTGTATCGCTGGAAGCTTTTATCTAACCAAACAAAAGCTATTAAACGGCAAAGTCTATATGGTGCAAAACCCAAAACTCCCATTTGCCGCACTTCACGGAGACCCTGACCTGCTAGCTGATGGTTGCACGAGATTTGGCCCTACTGCGCTAACTATGCCAAAATTAGAGCGTTACAAAGGCTGTCGCTCGGTGCCTGAGTTTTTCCAATCCCTAAATTTTACGCCAAAGGTCGCAAAGGTATTTTGGAACAATTTCGGCGATAGCGATGTTAGAAATTTCTTGTTGCGAAATATCGCGTTTGAAGCCCCAGTTTTAGGCAAAAAACTCTTTGTCAAAAATGCCAAAAAAATCATACCTAGCATTAGAGAAGAAGATATTTACTATGCCAAAGGTTTTGGAGGCGTCAGAGCCCAAATCATCGACCAAGACAAGCTTGAATTGCTTCTAGGCGAGGCTAGAATTGACGATAATAACGGCGTGATTTTCAATATGACTCCAAGCCCGGGTGCGACAAGCTGTTTTGGCAACGCAGAGCGCGACGCTATCTCAATCTGCTCGTTTTTGGGCAAAAAATTCGACGCTGAAAAATTCGAAAACGAACTTGTAAAATAA
- a CDS encoding Eco57I restriction-modification methylase domain-containing protein translates to MALFKEKIIKEQKQDEKTLNERYENFLKFQAKIDAIKGYKEEEYQTDFLHDIFEACLGYTLKTTNPQNFNLARESKNETDSKKADGAILDKNGEVIGVIELKDQKTHDLDKIENQAFNYHNSNSKSRYIIISNFDEIRLYIDKKTAYEKFSLFAMTRDEFELFHQIFCFENINSFKTIDLRDKSENSDREISKRLYNDFAEFRLKLFENAVQENPQISPKEILSLVQKLCDRIIFVLFAEDYGLLKSNFVADINTEWQNQKFTDFSLYEIWQKYFEAIDKGNQKLGVENGYNGGLFATDETLNSLKFDDEILQIYTEKLSKYDFASEVGVNILGHIFEQSLSDLEELTAQVENKNFDKKDSKRKKDGIFYTPEYIVNFIVSQTLGEICENEKTRLNLHEIAIPKNPKRLSKAETQTLENIRAYKEFLLNLKVIDPACGSGAFLNGALDFLINEHKNLDKFRKIYENETLPLYDIDHKILENNLFGVDINADAVQIAKLSLWLRTAQKGRKLTDLSNNIKCANSLLDFPFDFKFDCVLGNPPYVRQEMIKEQKPHLQKLYKAYCGTADLFVYFYELGLNLLKNGGLLGFICSNKFFRASYGQNLRELILQNSQILAIADFNGVKVFDDATVDSAITILQKNSVNSEIAQPCHCEERSDEAIQRNSDYLATSKTANAVLDCFDDKSSRNDSAQSVIARSEATKQSTSENYQNANSLQSVIARSEATKQSTSENYQNANSQNSEFKLYSPNLQDFATLQTANLKASGFIFLNPLEANLKAKIERLGTPLKDWDININYGIKTGLNEAFIIDKATRAEILSGCGSQAEFERTQAIIKPILRGRDIKRYCYSWAKIYLINFHNGYTCADGVKIPPLDIADFPSLKKHFDKFEPALSKRSDKGATPYNLRNCAYLEEFEKEKIIWAILARSGNAFTLDTEKFYIHDSCFYLNLHDNSQNIRWLLAFLNNPLSLFYLEQVYTKLDITGWQWKKAGVEKIPIPKISKEKEAEFVNLVDKILKIKNQSEISGDDEIMLKVLDKELNSLVYKLYDLSDDEIALIENA, encoded by the coding sequence ATGGCACTTTTCAAAGAAAAAATCATCAAAGAACAAAAGCAAGATGAAAAAACTCTAAACGAACGCTACGAAAATTTTCTCAAATTTCAAGCTAAAATCGACGCCATAAAAGGCTACAAAGAAGAAGAGTATCAGACCGATTTTTTGCACGATATTTTTGAGGCATGCCTTGGATACACGCTAAAAACGACAAATCCGCAAAATTTCAACCTAGCAAGAGAGAGCAAAAACGAAACCGATAGCAAAAAAGCAGACGGAGCGATATTAGATAAAAACGGCGAAGTCATCGGCGTCATCGAGCTAAAAGACCAAAAAACGCACGATTTGGACAAAATCGAAAATCAAGCCTTTAATTATCACAATTCAAACTCAAAAAGCCGTTATATCATCATCTCAAATTTCGATGAAATCCGCCTGTATATCGACAAAAAAACCGCTTATGAAAAATTTAGCCTTTTTGCTATGACGCGAGATGAATTTGAGCTTTTTCACCAAATTTTTTGCTTCGAAAATATAAATTCGTTTAAAACTATTGATTTGCGGGACAAAAGCGAGAATTCAGATAGAGAAATTTCAAAAAGACTTTACAACGATTTTGCAGAATTTCGCCTAAAACTCTTTGAAAACGCTGTCCAAGAAAATCCGCAAATTTCGCCAAAAGAAATTTTAAGTCTAGTGCAAAAACTCTGCGACCGCATAATTTTTGTCCTTTTTGCCGAAGATTATGGACTTTTGAAATCAAATTTTGTCGCAGACATTAACACCGAGTGGCAAAATCAAAAATTTACCGATTTTAGCCTTTATGAAATTTGGCAAAAATATTTTGAAGCTATTGACAAAGGAAATCAAAAACTAGGTGTTGAAAATGGCTACAATGGCGGACTTTTTGCGACTGATGAGACGCTAAATTCGCTCAAATTTGATGATGAAATTTTGCAAATTTACACCGAAAAACTTTCAAAATACGACTTTGCTAGTGAAGTTGGCGTGAATATCTTGGGTCATATTTTCGAACAAAGCCTAAGCGACCTTGAAGAACTCACCGCCCAAGTCGAAAACAAAAATTTCGACAAAAAAGATAGCAAACGCAAGAAAGACGGCATTTTCTACACGCCTGAATACATTGTGAATTTTATCGTTAGCCAAACACTAGGCGAGATTTGCGAAAACGAGAAAACAAGGCTAAATTTACACGAAATCGCAATACCAAAAAACCCAAAACGCCTTAGCAAAGCAGAAACGCAAACGCTAGAAAATATCCGTGCTTACAAAGAATTTTTACTAAATTTAAAGGTTATCGACCCAGCCTGTGGCTCGGGTGCGTTTTTAAACGGAGCGTTAGACTTTCTCATAAACGAACACAAAAATTTAGATAAATTTCGCAAAATTTACGAAAACGAAACTCTACCACTTTACGACATTGACCACAAAATCCTAGAAAACAACCTTTTTGGCGTGGATATTAACGCCGACGCAGTGCAAATCGCCAAACTCTCGCTTTGGCTTCGCACCGCGCAAAAGGGGCGAAAACTGACGGATTTATCAAACAATATAAAATGCGCAAATTCGCTTTTAGATTTTCCGTTTGATTTCAAATTCGACTGCGTTTTAGGCAATCCGCCTTATGTCCGCCAAGAGATGATAAAAGAGCAAAAACCGCACTTACAAAAGCTTTATAAAGCATATTGTGGCACTGCTGATTTGTTTGTGTATTTCTATGAACTGGGACTAAATTTGCTGAAAAACGGCGGTTTGCTAGGCTTTATCTGCTCGAATAAATTTTTCCGTGCAAGTTACGGGCAAAATTTGCGCGAATTAATACTACAAAATTCGCAAATTCTCGCAATCGCCGATTTTAATGGCGTTAAAGTTTTCGATGATGCCACCGTCGATAGCGCCATTACGATTTTGCAAAAAAATAGCGTAAATTCCGAAATCGCTCAACCTTGTCATTGCGAGGAGCGAAGCGACGAAGCAATCCAGAGAAATTCCGATTATCTCGCTACTTCAAAAACGGCTAACGCCGTGCTGGATTGCTTCGACGACAAGTCGTCTCGCAATGACAGCGCACAATCTGTCATTGCGAGGAGCGAAGCGACGAAACAATCTACGAGCGAAAATTACCAAAACGCAAATTCGCTTCAATCTGTCATTGCGAGGAGCGAAGCGACGAAACAATCTACGAGCGAAAATTACCAAAACGCAAATTCGCAAAACTCAGAGTTCAAACTCTACTCCCCAAATTTGCAAGATTTTGCGACCCTGCAAACTGCGAATTTAAAAGCAAGCGGTTTTATCTTCTTAAACCCGCTCGAAGCAAATCTCAAAGCCAAAATCGAGCGACTTGGCACACCGCTGAAAGATTGGGATATAAACATTAATTATGGCATTAAAACAGGTTTAAACGAAGCTTTTATTATAGATAAAGCGACCCGCGCCGAAATTTTGAGTGGCTGTGGAAGCCAAGCCGAATTCGAACGCACACAGGCTATCATAAAGCCTATTTTGCGCGGGCGTGATATTAAACGCTACTGCTACTCGTGGGCGAAAATTTACTTGATAAATTTTCACAACGGCTACACTTGTGCTGACGGCGTTAAAATTCCGCCTTTGGATATAGCCGATTTTCCAAGCCTTAAAAAGCATTTTGATAAATTTGAACCCGCACTTTCTAAACGAAGCGACAAAGGTGCAACGCCGTATAATCTGCGAAATTGTGCTTATTTGGAAGAATTTGAGAAAGAGAAAATTATTTGGGCAATACTTGCACGAAGCGGAAATGCTTTTACACTAGATACAGAAAAATTCTATATACACGATAGTTGTTTTTATTTAAATTTACATGACAATTCACAAAATATTCGTTGGCTTTTAGCATTTCTCAATAATCCTTTATCTCTATTTTATTTAGAACAAGTTTATACAAAACTTGATATTACTGGTTGGCAATGGAAAAAAGCTGGTGTTGAAAAAATTCCTATCCCAAAAATTTCAAAAGAAAAAGAAGCCGAATTTGTGAATTTGGTGGATAAAATTTTAAAAATCAAAAACCAAAGCGAAATCTCAGGGGACGATGAAATAATGCTAAAAGTTTTAGACAAAGAGCTAAATTCGCTAGTTTATAAGCTTTATGATTTAAGCGATGATGAAATCGCCTTAATAGAAAATGCTTAA
- the hisD gene encoding histidinol dehydrogenase, which translates to MKILKSTDSNFAQEFEALVNRGNMDMQKVMPIVSGIIDDIKARGDEALNEQIAKFDKWEVKGNLAISQDEMKKAFDELSDELKTALKVAYDRIYAYHEKQLEKSWIDFGAHGEILGQKITPVDRAGLYIPGGKAAYPSSLLMNAVPAIVAGVADITVCTPAVGGVVNSLLLAAMHVLGIKKAYKVGGASAVAAMAYGTETIDKVDVITGPGNIFVATAKKLVFGDVNIDMIAGPSEVGVLADASASAYHTAVDLLSQAEHDEIASSILVSADEKFALAVKDEIYKILPTLERESIARKSIDDKGAIIIARDFDEAIDLMNDLAVEHLEIAMDNAYDYLARIKHAGAIFLGHYTPEAMGDYLAGPNHTLPTGGSARFFSPLGVYHFIKRSSIIALNKGAIDALGEACMALAQAEGLTAHKKSVEIRYKNND; encoded by the coding sequence ATGAAAATTTTAAAAAGCACAGATAGCAATTTCGCGCAAGAATTCGAGGCTCTGGTAAATCGCGGCAATATGGATATGCAAAAGGTAATGCCGATCGTAAGCGGTATCATCGATGATATCAAGGCGCGTGGCGATGAGGCGTTAAACGAGCAAATAGCCAAATTTGACAAATGGGAAGTTAAGGGAAATTTGGCGATTTCGCAAGATGAGATGAAAAAGGCTTTCGACGAGCTAAGCGACGAGTTAAAAACCGCGCTTAAAGTGGCGTATGATCGCATTTATGCCTATCACGAAAAGCAACTCGAAAAAAGCTGGATTGACTTCGGCGCGCACGGCGAAATTTTGGGCCAAAAAATCACACCCGTAGATCGCGCGGGGCTGTATATCCCAGGTGGCAAGGCCGCCTATCCTAGCTCGCTTTTGATGAACGCAGTGCCTGCAATCGTCGCAGGTGTCGCTGATATCACGGTCTGCACCCCTGCTGTGGGCGGAGTGGTAAATTCGCTTCTCTTAGCTGCCATGCATGTGCTAGGAATCAAAAAAGCCTATAAAGTAGGCGGTGCGAGCGCAGTCGCAGCCATGGCGTATGGCACTGAAACGATAGACAAGGTCGATGTCATCACAGGTCCCGGAAATATTTTCGTAGCGACGGCTAAAAAGCTAGTTTTTGGCGATGTAAATATCGATATGATCGCAGGTCCTAGCGAAGTGGGCGTGCTAGCAGATGCTAGTGCGAGTGCGTATCACACGGCTGTGGATTTGCTAAGCCAAGCCGAGCACGACGAGATTGCAAGCAGTATTTTGGTAAGTGCAGATGAGAAATTTGCCCTTGCTGTAAAAGATGAAATTTATAAAATTTTGCCTACATTAGAGCGCGAGAGTATCGCTAGAAAGAGCATTGATGATAAGGGCGCGATTATTATCGCGCGAGATTTCGACGAGGCGATAGATTTGATGAACGACCTAGCCGTCGAACACCTAGAAATCGCCATGGACAACGCCTACGATTACCTTGCGCGCATTAAACACGCAGGCGCGATTTTTTTAGGACACTACACGCCTGAGGCTATGGGGGATTATTTGGCGGGGCCAAACCACACGCTTCCGACTGGTGGCAGTGCTAGATTTTTCTCACCGCTTGGGGTTTATCACTTCATCAAGCGAAGCTCGATAATCGCGCTAAATAAGGGCGCAATCGACGCTCTGGGCGAGGCGTGCATGGCACTAGCGCAGGCTGAGGGGCTCACAGCGCACAAAAAATCGGTTGAAATTCGCTATAAAAATAATGATTAA
- a CDS encoding GIY-YIG nuclease family protein codes for MKQYFVYILFSERNGTLYVGVTNDLKRRIYEHKNKIFKGFTEKYGVDKLGYFEVFESIESAILREKQLKGGSRKQKLALIESINPNWIDLYDEI; via the coding sequence TTGAAACAATACTTCGTTTATATCCTTTTTAGCGAAAGAAACGGCACTTTATATGTCGGTGTTACAAATGATTTAAAACGCCGAATTTACGAGCATAAAAACAAAATTTTTAAAGGTTTTACCGAAAAATACGGCGTGGATAAACTTGGATATTTTGAAGTTTTCGAAAGCATAGAAAGTGCGATTTTGCGAGAAAAACAGCTAAAAGGCGGAAGCAGAAAACAAAAACTAGCTTTGATTGAAAGCATAAATCCAAACTGGATTGATTTGTATGATGAAATTTAA
- a CDS encoding tetratricopeptide repeat protein has protein sequence MKKLVFLTLFGVASCAFAGIAEEMDAKCEAGDYQACTELGMKYYRGQDGLPQDHEKAHSYYDKTCNQHNYAEACYRDGIFHSVGVGAEHNHDRAMLSLKMACDQGHEKACKMAERIKDDN, from the coding sequence ATGAAAAAATTAGTTTTCTTAACATTGTTTGGTGTTGCGAGTTGTGCATTCGCTGGTATAGCTGAGGAAATGGACGCAAAATGTGAAGCAGGAGATTATCAAGCTTGCACTGAGCTTGGTATGAAATACTACCGCGGTCAAGACGGTTTGCCACAAGACCACGAGAAAGCTCACTCATATTATGATAAAACTTGTAACCAACACAATTACGCTGAGGCTTGCTACCGCGACGGTATCTTCCACTCAGTAGGCGTTGGTGCAGAGCACAACCACGATCGCGCAATGCTATCTTTGAAAATGGCTTGCGATCAAGGTCATGAAAAAGCTTGTAAAATGGCAGAGAGAATCAAAGACGATAATTAA
- a CDS encoding 1-aminocyclopropane-1-carboxylate deaminase: MRQDSFGGAQYSRELSQRAIISPEFKAHLREVEKAQKTGEISLQPPKIQKIKIENFSFAILRDDLIGIFNGNKARKLQSLLGADLRGISKIVSFGSSQSNAMYNESVFARIKGLKFQFVISHLSENLSARPCGNFAAALENGMEIFVAQNRREFALSLCDESTIFIEEGVAQGEAEAGFIAQAKFIEEYARENGREFDIFLPSGTGTSAAYLAKHSRFRVFTTPCVGDCSYLREQILALDPRSGVQILPTPRKFHFGKPYAELYEIWGKAKAQTGIEFDLIYDPVGLLTLLANREKFANEVLYIHQGGILGNISQLQRYEYKFKRK; the protein is encoded by the coding sequence ATGCGACAAGATAGCTTTGGCGGGGCGCAATACTCGCGCGAGCTCTCGCAGCGCGCCATAATCTCGCCTGAGTTTAAAGCTCATTTGCGCGAAGTAGAAAAGGCGCAAAAAACAGGCGAAATTTCGCTACAACCCCCAAAAATCCAAAAGATAAAAATCGAAAATTTTAGCTTTGCAATTTTGCGTGATGATTTGATTGGGATTTTTAACGGCAATAAAGCAAGGAAGCTCCAATCTCTGCTCGGTGCCGATTTACGGGGCATTTCAAAGATTGTAAGCTTTGGTAGCTCGCAATCAAACGCCATGTATAACGAAAGCGTTTTTGCCCGCATAAAAGGGCTAAAATTTCAGTTTGTTATCTCGCATTTAAGCGAAAATTTAAGCGCGCGCCCGTGTGGAAATTTCGCCGCCGCACTAGAAAATGGCATGGAAATTTTCGTGGCGCAAAATCGCCGCGAATTTGCGCTTAGCCTTTGCGATGAGAGCACGATTTTTATCGAAGAAGGCGTTGCGCAGGGCGAAGCTGAGGCTGGATTTATCGCGCAGGCTAAATTTATCGAGGAATATGCGCGCGAAAATGGGCGAGAATTTGACATTTTTTTGCCAAGTGGCACTGGCACGAGCGCAGCGTATCTAGCCAAACACAGCCGTTTTCGCGTCTTTACCACGCCTTGCGTGGGCGATTGCTCGTATCTGAGAGAGCAAATACTAGCCCTAGATCCGCGCTCGGGCGTGCAAATTTTGCCCACACCACGCAAATTTCACTTTGGCAAACCTTACGCCGAACTTTATGAAATTTGGGGGAAAGCAAAAGCGCAAACCGGCATAGAATTTGACCTCATTTATGACCCTGTGGGACTTCTCACACTTTTGGCTAACCGCGAAAAATTCGCAAACGAAGTCCTATATATCCACCAAGGCGGAATTCTCGGCAATATCTCGCAACTGCAACGATATGAGTATAAATTTAAAAGGAAATAA